Proteins encoded by one window of Streptomyces sp. ALI-76-A:
- a CDS encoding Tat pathway signal sequence domain protein, with the protein MRTRSLLALTGAVAALTLTAAVPASAAETPVLTTGGLGGTPVAVGDVLTAPLATGTTATLYSSATGTSGISCTSSQFTATVTDNPAAPGTATESVTAHTFAGSSCSANVIGVLGVTSITVNNLPYATSVNSDGTLTVTPASGSAIQTTVVLRTLLGSINCVYQTPSLIGKADNADNSIAFTNQQFTKTSGSSLCFANGYFTAKYAPVTADGALVYVN; encoded by the coding sequence ATGCGTACTCGATCCCTCCTCGCCCTCACCGGAGCCGTCGCCGCGCTCACCCTCACGGCGGCCGTCCCCGCGTCGGCGGCCGAGACCCCGGTCCTCACCACCGGCGGTCTCGGCGGTACGCCCGTCGCCGTGGGCGACGTCCTCACCGCGCCGCTCGCCACCGGCACCACCGCCACCCTCTACTCCAGCGCGACCGGCACCAGCGGCATCTCCTGCACGTCCTCGCAGTTCACCGCCACCGTCACCGACAACCCGGCGGCGCCCGGCACCGCCACCGAGTCGGTCACCGCCCACACCTTCGCCGGCAGCAGTTGCAGCGCCAACGTCATCGGCGTGCTCGGTGTCACCAGCATCACGGTCAACAACCTGCCGTACGCGACCTCCGTGAACTCCGACGGCACCCTCACGGTCACCCCCGCGAGCGGCTCCGCCATCCAGACCACGGTCGTGCTGCGCACCCTGCTCGGCAGCATCAACTGCGTCTACCAGACGCCCAGCCTGATCGGAAAGGCCGACAACGCCGACAACAGCATCGCCTTCACCAACCAGCAGTTCACCAAGACGTCCGGCTCCTCGCTGTGCTTCGCCAACGGCTACTTCACCGCGAAGTACGCCCCGGTGACGGCCGACGGCGCGCTGGTCTACGTCAACTAG
- a CDS encoding damage-control phosphatase ARMT1 family protein, which produces MPDTPPPASGPSAPVIVGDDPGSFPHSVLAERHPAIIRQVREAFPYGPEQHHALDALLASCTKGVIEPLPADAHDLDRWAAWGMGEYTGRSWFDVPWLWSESHFYRRLLDAVGYFGPGPWQGIDPFRPFKLAELDSRETDEELAALDDLAGRPADEQAVALLHGSLWGNRADLGFRLSDADAEDRAAVPGLVADHSDTLWTLLRGTGTLCLIADNAGRELIPDLLLIDHLLAHRRVERVVLHVKPHPYFVSDATTADVVDALRRLTNAPGEAAGYGRRLWSATADGRLTVRAHPFSCAPLPYADLPGDLRGELAQAVLTVVKGDLNYRRLVGDRRWSPTTPFAEVTAHFPGPVAALRTLKSEVITGLDADTEAALVAAEGQAWRTSGTHALIQVRP; this is translated from the coding sequence ATGCCCGACACCCCGCCACCCGCGTCCGGCCCGTCCGCGCCCGTGATCGTCGGTGACGACCCCGGCTCGTTCCCGCACAGCGTGCTCGCCGAGCGGCACCCCGCGATCATCCGGCAGGTCCGCGAGGCCTTCCCCTACGGCCCCGAGCAGCACCACGCCCTGGACGCACTGCTCGCGAGCTGCACCAAGGGTGTGATCGAACCGCTCCCGGCCGACGCCCACGACCTGGACCGCTGGGCGGCCTGGGGCATGGGAGAGTACACCGGCCGCTCCTGGTTCGACGTGCCGTGGCTGTGGTCGGAGAGCCACTTCTACCGCCGGCTCCTCGACGCCGTCGGCTACTTCGGCCCCGGCCCCTGGCAGGGCATCGACCCCTTCCGCCCCTTCAAGCTCGCCGAACTCGACTCACGGGAGACGGACGAGGAACTGGCCGCGCTCGACGACCTCGCCGGTCGCCCGGCGGACGAACAGGCCGTGGCACTGCTGCACGGCTCCCTCTGGGGCAACCGCGCCGACCTCGGCTTCCGCCTCTCCGACGCCGACGCCGAGGACCGGGCCGCCGTCCCGGGCCTGGTCGCCGACCACAGCGACACCCTGTGGACACTGCTCCGGGGCACGGGCACGCTCTGCCTGATCGCCGACAACGCCGGCCGTGAACTCATCCCGGACCTGCTGCTCATCGACCACCTCCTCGCGCACCGGCGCGTGGAGCGCGTGGTCCTGCACGTCAAGCCGCACCCGTACTTCGTCTCCGACGCCACCACCGCCGACGTGGTCGACGCGCTGCGCCGGCTGACGAACGCGCCGGGCGAGGCCGCCGGGTACGGCCGCCGCCTGTGGTCCGCGACGGCCGACGGGCGGCTCACCGTCCGCGCGCACCCGTTCTCCTGCGCCCCGCTGCCGTACGCGGACCTGCCCGGGGACCTGCGCGGAGAACTCGCCCAGGCCGTCCTGACCGTGGTCAAGGGCGATCTCAACTACCGCCGCCTGGTGGGCGACCGCCGATGGTCACCCACCACCCCCTTCGCCGAGGTCACCGCCCACTTCCCCGGCCCGGTCGCCGCCCTGCGCACGCTGAAGTCCGAGGTGATCACCGGCCTGGACGCGGACACGGAGGCCGCGCTGGTCGCCGCGGAGGGGCAGGCCTGGCGCACCAGCGGCACGCATGCGCTGATCCAGGTCAGGCCCTGA
- a CDS encoding SDR family oxidoreductase, whose translation MILLTGATGTVGSLTARRLPGTEPVRLLTRDPGRAAGLAGAHAEVVGGDFEDPVGLRRALTGVRSALLVTADPLTHAHDENFLAAARAAGVRHVVKVTTLSVTEPDATDLVTEWQRENERLLRASGPTWTLLRPRAFMSNTLRWARSVREEGVVRAPHGDTETAAVDPRDIAEVAVRALTDIEEHAGREYALTGPEAVSPVRQTEILSGLLQRPLKFVELAREQVLRGMLERYPAPVARALAESVARGLEGTKAQVDPTVAELLGRPARSYRDWAAGHLSAFRA comes from the coding sequence GTGATCCTGCTGACCGGGGCAACGGGGACGGTCGGCTCACTGACGGCCCGGCGGCTGCCCGGCACCGAGCCGGTGCGGCTGCTGACCCGGGACCCGGGACGCGCCGCCGGCCTCGCGGGAGCGCACGCCGAGGTGGTGGGCGGGGACTTCGAGGACCCCGTCGGCCTGCGGCGGGCGCTGACCGGTGTGCGGTCCGCCCTGCTGGTCACGGCGGATCCGCTCACGCACGCCCATGACGAGAACTTCCTGGCGGCCGCCCGCGCGGCGGGGGTCCGGCACGTGGTGAAGGTGACGACCCTGTCGGTGACCGAGCCCGACGCCACGGACCTGGTCACCGAGTGGCAGCGGGAGAACGAGCGGCTGCTGCGGGCCTCGGGTCCGACCTGGACCCTGCTGCGGCCGCGGGCCTTCATGTCGAACACCCTGCGCTGGGCCCGTTCGGTCCGTGAGGAGGGCGTGGTGCGCGCTCCGCACGGCGACACGGAGACCGCCGCGGTCGATCCGCGGGACATCGCGGAGGTGGCGGTACGCGCGCTGACCGACATCGAGGAGCACGCGGGGCGGGAGTACGCGCTCACCGGACCCGAGGCGGTGAGTCCGGTCCGGCAGACGGAGATTCTCAGCGGCCTGCTCCAACGCCCTTTGAAATTTGTTGAGTTGGCGAGGGAGCAGGTGCTGCGGGGCATGCTGGAGCGGTATCCGGCTCCGGTGGCGCGGGCCCTGGCGGAGAGCGTCGCGCGAGGGCTGGAGGGGACCAAGGCGCAGGTGGACCCGACGGTCGCCGAGCTGCTGGGCCGGCCCGCGCGGTCCTACCGGGACTGGGCCGCCGGGCACCTGTCCGCTTTCCGCGCCTGA
- a CDS encoding lytic polysaccharide monooxygenase, protein MSRTTAHRTTALAVSVSGSLLLGMWAAAPAVAHGAPTDPVSRVHGCSPDGGATGTAACRAAVTANGSPFTAWDNLRVANVNGRDRQTVPDGKLCSGGLPAYRGLDLARPDWPSTRLSPGATLSMRYVSTIPHTGTFRLYLTEPGYDPAKPLTWSDLPDKPFAQVKDPALTDGAYRFAATLPSDRTGRHVLYTIWQNSGTPDTYYSCSDVVFPAAKSAGTQESGADGSGSDGTGADGSGSDGTGADGRGAAGTGSAGSGAEASVPATAAGVGERASAGASPAGERAAQASRSPAADRSAEAGTAPGSTPVASAGDADPRSSAPTLASGAAAVLLLTGGAALALRMRRR, encoded by the coding sequence ATGTCCCGGACCACCGCACACCGCACCACCGCCCTGGCGGTCTCCGTCTCCGGCTCCCTGCTGCTGGGGATGTGGGCGGCGGCGCCCGCCGTGGCACACGGCGCCCCGACGGATCCGGTCAGCCGGGTCCACGGCTGCTCCCCCGACGGCGGCGCCACCGGCACCGCCGCCTGCCGGGCCGCCGTCACCGCGAACGGGTCGCCCTTCACCGCCTGGGACAACCTGCGCGTGGCGAACGTGAACGGACGGGACCGGCAGACCGTCCCCGACGGGAAGCTGTGCAGCGGAGGGCTGCCCGCCTACCGCGGCCTCGACCTCGCCCGCCCCGACTGGCCGTCCACCCGCCTGTCCCCGGGCGCCACGCTGTCCATGCGGTACGTCTCGACGATCCCGCACACCGGCACGTTCCGGCTCTATCTCACCGAGCCCGGCTACGACCCCGCGAAGCCGCTGACGTGGTCCGACCTGCCGGACAAGCCCTTCGCGCAGGTGAAGGACCCGGCGCTCACGGACGGGGCGTACCGGTTCGCGGCGACCCTGCCGTCCGACCGGACGGGACGGCACGTGCTGTACACGATCTGGCAGAACAGCGGCACGCCGGACACCTACTACTCGTGCTCGGACGTGGTGTTCCCGGCGGCGAAGAGCGCGGGGACGCAGGAGTCCGGGGCGGACGGGTCGGGGTCGGACGGGACCGGGGCGGACGGGTCGGGGTCGGACGGGACCGGGGCGGACGGGAGGGGAGCCGCGGGTACCGGGTCGGCGGGCTCGGGAGCCGAGGCCTCGGTGCCGGCCACGGCGGCCGGCGTCGGGGAGCGCGCGAGCGCCGGTGCCTCGCCGGCCGGGGAGCGCGCCGCGCAGGCGAGCCGGTCGCCCGCCGCCGACCGCTCCGCCGAGGCCGGCACCGCACCCGGGAGCACTCCGGTGGCCTCGGCCGGCGACGCGGACCCCCGCTCCTCCGCCCCGACGCTGGCGAGCGGCGCCGCCGCGGTGCTGCTGCTCACCGGGGGCGCCGCTCTGGCGTTGCGGATGCGTCGGCGCTGA
- a CDS encoding ScbR family autoregulator-binding transcription factor, whose product MPRQLRAEQTRLTIIVAAAELFDRHGYESTSLSDIVEHAQVTKGALYFHFAAKEDLAHAIMELQSRASRRLASDADGRGSSSLEALMRVTFGIARLSVDDPIPRAGLRLATGGVEVRPPLRHPFTEWLDLATRKLLGAVKESDLHPDTDVDAVAHSLVCFFVGTRVVSRSLEPVTRQPRRLAEMWHVLIRGIVPVPRRARYLTLVTQLEREIRTG is encoded by the coding sequence ATGCCGAGGCAGTTACGCGCCGAGCAGACCCGTTTGACGATCATCGTGGCCGCCGCCGAACTGTTCGACCGGCACGGTTACGAGTCGACCAGCCTGAGCGACATCGTCGAGCACGCCCAAGTCACCAAGGGCGCCCTCTACTTCCACTTCGCCGCGAAGGAGGATCTGGCCCACGCGATCATGGAACTGCAGTCCCGTGCGTCGCGCCGGCTGGCGAGCGACGCGGACGGCCGGGGCTCCTCCTCGCTCGAGGCCTTGATGCGCGTCACCTTCGGCATAGCCCGGCTGTCCGTCGACGACCCGATTCCCCGGGCCGGCCTCCGCCTGGCCACCGGGGGAGTGGAGGTACGCCCGCCGCTGCGGCACCCCTTCACGGAGTGGCTGGACCTCGCCACCCGCAAACTCCTCGGCGCCGTCAAGGAGTCCGACCTCCACCCGGACACGGACGTCGACGCCGTCGCCCACTCCCTCGTCTGCTTCTTCGTCGGCACCCGGGTGGTGAGCCGCTCCCTGGAACCGGTCACCCGGCAGCCGCGCAGACTGGCCGAGATGTGGCATGTGCTGATCCGCGGCATCGTCCCGGTGCCCCGGCGAGCGCGGTACCTGACCCTGGTCACGCAATTGGAGCGGGAGATCAGGACGGGATGA
- the cyc2 gene encoding germacradienol/geosmin synthase Cyc2, producing the protein MTQQPFELPHFYMPYPARLNPHVDEARTHSTAWAREMGMLEGSGIWEQADLDAHDYGLLCAYTHPDCDGPALSLITDWYVWVFFFDDHFLETFKRTQDRAGGKAYLDRLPLFMPMDPATPVPEPRNPVEAGLADLWTRTVPSMSADWRRRFAVATEHLLNESLWELSNINEGRIANPVEYIEMRRKVGGAPWSAGLVEYATAEVPESVAGSRPLRVLMETFSDGVHLRNDLFSYQREVEDEGELSNGVLVLETFFGCTTQEAADTVNDVLTSRLHQFEHTAVTEVPALAVEKGLSPAEVAAVAQYTRGLQDWQSGGHEWHMRSSRYMNARSRPTKPWQGLTGPGTSAADVGALLASAGAERLRAYTHVPFQKVGPSLLPDFAMPFQLRLSPHLDGARGRLTDWVRRMGILHEGVWDEDKLAAYDLPLCAAGIDPDATPEALDLSSSWLAWGTYGDDYYPLVFGHRRDLAAARLTTQRLSDCMSVDGEAAPVPLNAMERGLLDLWTRTTAAMTPGQRRGLKDAVNVMTESWVWEVSNQIQNRVPDPVDYLEMRRATFGSDLTMSLCRMGHGPAVPPEVYRTGPVRSLENAAVDYACLLNDVFSYQKEIEYEGEIHNAILVVRHFFGIDYPTALGVVHDLMTQRMQQFQHVATHELPIVYDDFQLSAEAREVMRGYVADLENWMAGILNWHREVDRYKADWLAGRAHGFLPDRPPAVPVG; encoded by the coding sequence ATGACGCAGCAGCCCTTCGAACTCCCGCACTTCTACATGCCGTATCCCGCGCGGCTGAACCCGCACGTCGACGAGGCCCGCACCCACTCCACCGCCTGGGCGCGCGAGATGGGCATGCTGGAGGGTTCCGGGATCTGGGAGCAGGCCGACCTCGACGCCCACGACTACGGCCTGCTCTGCGCCTACACCCATCCCGACTGCGACGGCCCGGCCCTCTCCCTCATCACCGACTGGTACGTGTGGGTCTTCTTCTTCGACGACCACTTCCTGGAGACCTTCAAGCGCACCCAGGACCGGGCCGGCGGCAAGGCCTACCTGGACCGGCTGCCGCTGTTCATGCCGATGGACCCGGCGACGCCGGTGCCCGAGCCGCGAAACCCGGTCGAGGCGGGCCTCGCCGACCTGTGGACGCGCACGGTGCCGTCGATGTCCGCCGACTGGCGCCGCCGCTTCGCCGTCGCCACGGAGCACCTGCTCAACGAGTCCCTGTGGGAACTGTCCAACATCAACGAGGGGCGGATCGCCAACCCGGTCGAGTACATCGAGATGCGCCGCAAGGTGGGCGGCGCCCCCTGGTCGGCGGGGCTCGTCGAGTACGCGACGGCCGAAGTGCCCGAGTCCGTCGCCGGGTCGAGGCCGCTGAGGGTCCTGATGGAGACGTTCTCCGACGGCGTCCACCTGCGCAACGACCTGTTCTCCTACCAGCGCGAGGTCGAGGACGAGGGAGAGCTGAGCAACGGCGTGCTCGTCCTGGAGACCTTCTTCGGCTGCACCACCCAGGAGGCCGCAGACACCGTCAACGACGTCCTCACCTCCCGGCTCCACCAGTTCGAGCACACCGCGGTCACCGAAGTGCCCGCCCTGGCCGTGGAGAAGGGGCTCAGCCCGGCCGAGGTGGCCGCGGTCGCCCAGTACACGCGGGGCTTGCAGGACTGGCAGTCCGGCGGCCACGAATGGCACATGCGCTCCAGCCGCTACATGAACGCGCGATCCCGTCCCACCAAGCCCTGGCAGGGGCTGACCGGCCCCGGCACCTCCGCAGCGGACGTCGGCGCGCTGCTCGCCTCGGCCGGCGCGGAGCGCCTGCGCGCGTACACGCACGTGCCCTTCCAGAAGGTCGGCCCCTCCCTGCTGCCCGACTTCGCCATGCCCTTCCAGCTCCGGCTCAGCCCGCATCTCGACGGCGCCCGCGGCCGGCTCACCGACTGGGTGCGCCGCATGGGCATCCTCCACGAGGGCGTCTGGGACGAGGACAAACTCGCCGCGTACGACCTGCCGCTGTGCGCCGCGGGGATCGACCCGGACGCGACGCCCGAGGCCCTGGACCTCAGTTCCAGCTGGCTCGCCTGGGGCACGTACGGCGACGACTACTACCCGCTCGTCTTCGGTCACCGCCGCGACCTGGCCGCCGCCCGGCTCACCACGCAGCGCCTGTCGGACTGCATGTCCGTCGACGGCGAGGCGGCCCCCGTCCCGCTCAACGCCATGGAGCGCGGACTCCTCGACCTGTGGACGCGGACGACGGCCGCGATGACCCCCGGGCAACGGCGCGGCCTGAAGGACGCGGTGAACGTGATGACCGAGAGCTGGGTCTGGGAGGTGTCCAACCAGATCCAGAACCGTGTCCCCGACCCCGTCGACTACCTGGAGATGCGCCGCGCCACCTTCGGCTCCGACCTCACCATGAGCCTGTGCCGGATGGGCCACGGCCCGGCCGTCCCGCCGGAGGTCTACCGCACCGGACCGGTCCGCTCCCTGGAGAACGCCGCCGTCGACTACGCGTGCCTCCTGAACGACGTCTTCTCCTACCAGAAGGAGATCGAGTACGAGGGTGAGATCCACAACGCGATCCTCGTCGTGCGGCACTTCTTCGGCATCGACTACCCGACCGCGCTGGGTGTCGTCCATGACCTCATGACCCAGCGGATGCAGCAGTTCCAGCACGTCGCCACACATGAGCTGCCCATCGTGTACGACGACTTCCAGCTCTCCGCCGAGGCGCGGGAGGTCATGCGGGGCTATGTGGCCGACCTGGAGAACTGGATGGCGGGCATCCTGAACTGGCATCGCGAGGTCGACCGCTACAAGGCCGACTGGCTGGCCGGCCGCGCCCACGGCTTCCTTCCGGACCGCCCGCCGGCGGTGCCGGTCGGCTGA
- a CDS encoding S8 family serine peptidase, which translates to MRTFPTSGRKLISVAAVSAALLTAATASVAVAQEPASQAPSLPAAFTEAAPGTPAERLIVGYKSGAAEAGSNTAAEADAKAKGKETGEDVDFQRRLGTGAALVDLGARPSAADVADVIAEFRADPQVAYVVPDRLNTAKADPNDTEYAKQWDLFEATAGMNVPGAWNTTTGTGVTVAVIDTGYVTHSDLAANIVGGYDFIADTAVAVDGNGRDSNPADPGDYYAANECGSGIPASTSSWHGTHVAGTIAAVTNNSKGVAGIAYGAKISPVRVLGKCGGYDSDIIDAITWASGGTVSGVPANSNVAKVINMSLGGDGACTSATQSAINAAVGRGTTVVVAAGNENDNVANHSPGNCNNVISVAATSRTGAKASYSNYGSLVDISAPGGQTSTGTANGILSTLNSGTSTPSTESYAYYQGTSMATPHIAGLVALMKSANSALTPAQIETAVKNNARALPGACSGGCGAGLADAAKTVTAVSGGTSTGTTFASTSAVTIPDNGAAVESSLVVSGRTGSAPSALPVGVDITHTYRGDLVIDLVAPDGTAYRLKAASSSDSADNVTTTYTVNASSETANGTWKLRVQDTAAQDTGRINGWKLTF; encoded by the coding sequence TTGCGCACCTTCCCCACCTCCGGACGGAAGTTGATATCCGTCGCCGCGGTCTCCGCGGCCCTGCTGACGGCCGCCACCGCCTCGGTCGCCGTCGCCCAGGAACCCGCCTCCCAGGCCCCGTCCCTCCCGGCCGCGTTCACCGAGGCCGCGCCCGGCACCCCGGCCGAGCGTCTCATCGTCGGCTACAAGTCCGGCGCCGCCGAGGCCGGATCGAACACGGCCGCCGAGGCCGACGCCAAGGCCAAGGGCAAGGAGACCGGCGAGGACGTCGACTTCCAGCGCCGCCTCGGCACCGGCGCCGCCCTCGTCGACCTCGGCGCGCGGCCCAGCGCCGCCGACGTGGCCGACGTGATCGCCGAGTTCAGGGCCGACCCGCAGGTCGCCTATGTCGTGCCGGACCGCCTGAACACCGCGAAGGCCGACCCGAACGACACCGAGTACGCCAAGCAGTGGGACCTGTTCGAGGCCACGGCCGGCATGAACGTGCCCGGCGCCTGGAACACCACCACCGGCACCGGCGTCACCGTCGCCGTCATCGACACCGGCTACGTGACCCACTCCGACCTCGCCGCGAACATCGTCGGCGGCTACGACTTCATCGCCGACACCGCCGTCGCGGTGGACGGCAACGGCCGCGACAGCAACCCGGCCGACCCGGGCGACTACTACGCCGCCAACGAGTGCGGTTCCGGCATCCCCGCGAGCACCTCCTCCTGGCACGGCACCCACGTCGCCGGCACCATCGCCGCGGTCACCAACAACAGCAAGGGTGTCGCGGGTATCGCCTACGGCGCGAAGATCTCCCCGGTGCGCGTGCTCGGCAAGTGCGGCGGCTACGACTCCGACATCATCGACGCGATCACCTGGGCGTCCGGCGGCACCGTCTCCGGCGTGCCCGCCAACTCCAACGTGGCCAAGGTCATCAACATGAGCCTCGGCGGCGACGGGGCCTGCACCTCGGCGACCCAGAGTGCCATCAACGCCGCCGTCGGCCGCGGCACGACCGTCGTCGTGGCGGCGGGCAACGAGAACGACAACGTGGCCAACCACTCGCCCGGCAACTGCAACAACGTCATCTCGGTGGCCGCGACCAGCCGCACCGGCGCCAAGGCCTCGTACTCCAACTACGGCTCCCTCGTGGACATCTCGGCGCCCGGCGGCCAGACCAGCACCGGCACCGCCAACGGCATCCTGTCCACCCTCAACTCCGGTACGAGCACGCCGTCCACGGAGTCGTACGCCTACTACCAGGGCACCAGCATGGCCACCCCGCACATCGCGGGCCTGGTCGCGCTGATGAAGTCGGCCAACTCCGCGCTGACCCCGGCGCAGATCGAGACCGCCGTCAAGAACAACGCCCGCGCCCTGCCCGGCGCCTGCTCCGGCGGCTGCGGTGCGGGTCTGGCGGATGCGGCGAAGACGGTGACGGCCGTGAGCGGTGGTACGTCCACCGGGACGACCTTCGCCAGCACCAGCGCCGTCACGATCCCGGACAACGGCGCCGCCGTCGAGTCCTCCCTCGTCGTGAGCGGCCGCACCGGCAGCGCTCCCTCCGCCCTCCCGGTCGGCGTCGACATCACCCACACCTACCGCGGCGACCTGGTCATCGACCTGGTGGCCCCGGACGGTACGGCCTACCGCCTGAAGGCCGCGAGCTCCTCGGACTCCGCGGACAACGTCACCACCACCTACACCGTCAACGCGTCCTCCGAGACGGCCAACGGCACCTGGAAGCTGCGCGTCCAGGACACGGCCGCCCAGGACACCGGCCGGATCAACGGCTGGAAGCTGACGTTCTGA
- a CDS encoding ScbA/BarX family gamma-butyrolactone biosynthesis protein — protein MPQPRQRAESLSMTATVPRQLVHRAAVAETLLTGWRRTAPDRFSVTAQWPRTHGLHVSADRSAYDPLLVVETVRQSGMLIAHTEYQVPLDHHFVLQEFEVRTLPQHLAVGAVPAELTVDVVFVDVQYRGRRPVGARYTAEVLRDGDRVATTRVAFTCTSEPVYRRLRGGRTAATAVPLPLPPPLPAVTVGRALPADVVLAPSGRPDLWRLRVDTAHPVFFDHPLDHVPGTLLLEAARQAVRARTAGTRSPASFRIAFYRYAELDEPAWIAAADGDGADVQVVGTQGESTVFTCTVGTAAG, from the coding sequence ATGCCTCAACCGCGGCAGCGCGCCGAGTCCCTGTCCATGACCGCGACCGTTCCGCGTCAGCTGGTCCACCGCGCGGCGGTCGCGGAGACCCTCCTCACCGGCTGGCGGCGGACCGCGCCAGACCGGTTCTCCGTCACGGCGCAGTGGCCGCGCACGCACGGTTTACACGTGTCGGCGGACCGGTCCGCGTACGACCCCCTGCTCGTGGTGGAGACGGTGCGGCAGAGCGGGATGCTGATCGCGCACACCGAGTACCAGGTGCCGCTGGACCACCACTTCGTGCTCCAGGAGTTCGAGGTCCGCACACTTCCCCAGCACTTGGCCGTGGGAGCGGTCCCCGCGGAGCTGACCGTCGACGTCGTCTTCGTGGACGTCCAGTACCGGGGCCGCCGGCCGGTGGGGGCCCGGTACACCGCGGAGGTCCTGCGCGACGGGGATCGCGTGGCGACCACGCGCGTGGCGTTCACCTGCACCAGTGAGCCCGTCTACCGCCGGCTGCGGGGCGGCCGTACGGCCGCCACCGCGGTGCCGCTGCCGTTGCCGCCTCCGCTTCCCGCCGTCACCGTCGGCCGGGCCCTGCCCGCGGACGTCGTCCTGGCCCCGTCCGGGCGGCCGGACCTCTGGCGCCTGCGAGTAGATACCGCACACCCCGTTTTTTTCGACCATCCGCTCGACCACGTCCCGGGCACGCTGCTGCTGGAGGCGGCCCGCCAGGCCGTACGGGCGCGGACCGCCGGGACGCGCTCTCCGGCGTCCTTCCGCATCGCCTTCTATCGCTATGCGGAACTGGATGAACCCGCCTGGATAGCCGCTGCGGACGGGGACGGCGCCGACGTCCAAGTCGTGGGCACACAGGGAGAATCGACGGTCTTCACCTGCACGGTGGGTACTGCGGCCGGGTGA
- a CDS encoding ScbR family autoregulator-binding transcription factor produces MAQQERAIRTRRAILEAAGAIFDEHGYTSTTIAMVLERADVTKGALYFHFPSKESLAQAVLDEQVPFGKVPPQPSKLQEVIDMTFVVGHRLLSNALLRGSVRLAVDQASPSGIDHGEPFRQWADRLTSLLEQARAQGELLPTVDTRETVELLVGSFTGIQLMSRALTDRGDLGHRLSVLWAHVLPSIAVPGLLLALDSKADRGVRVLASLDAAVS; encoded by the coding sequence ATGGCACAACAGGAGCGCGCCATCAGGACGCGCAGGGCGATCCTGGAAGCGGCCGGCGCGATCTTCGACGAGCACGGCTACACCTCGACCACCATCGCCATGGTGCTGGAGCGGGCCGACGTCACCAAGGGCGCCCTGTACTTCCACTTCCCGTCCAAGGAGTCCCTCGCGCAGGCGGTGCTCGACGAGCAGGTGCCGTTCGGCAAGGTCCCCCCGCAGCCCTCCAAGTTGCAGGAGGTGATCGACATGACCTTCGTCGTCGGTCACCGGCTGCTGAGCAACGCCCTGTTGCGGGGCAGCGTGCGGCTGGCGGTGGACCAGGCCTCGCCGTCCGGCATCGATCACGGCGAGCCGTTCCGGCAGTGGGCGGACCGGTTGACCTCGCTGCTGGAACAGGCGCGGGCGCAGGGCGAGTTGCTGCCCACGGTGGACACCCGGGAGACAGTGGAGCTGCTGGTGGGCTCGTTCACCGGCATCCAGCTGATGTCCCGGGCGCTGACCGACCGGGGGGATCTCGGGCACCGGTTGTCCGTCCTGTGGGCCCATGTCCTGCCGAGCATCGCGGTGCCGGGGCTGCTGCTCGCCCTCGACAGCAAGGCCGACCGCGGTGTCCGGGTCCTCGCGTCGCTCGACGCCGCGGTGTCGTGA
- a CDS encoding PDZ domain-containing protein has product MEQTALRPKPMPGREPGGTTSGPARRPHAARRRGRRLRALVFALLAGTVLVLSGIGLGTVGATVIGMSKLAELQRQAGRAGEAGQAASGMRGDASASVRPGPSAPSSKTWRPASASGGATLGLEAVDAEKVGALVIGVHVPGPGYSAGLVRGDVLLTFGRSRVDSAADLARAVREARPGKEVTLTVRHRTGGYQQLTVRPGVVT; this is encoded by the coding sequence ATGGAACAGACTGCACTGCGTCCCAAGCCGATGCCCGGTCGGGAACCGGGCGGCACCACGTCCGGGCCCGCCCGGCGCCCGCATGCCGCGCGACGGCGGGGCCGACGGCTGCGGGCCCTGGTGTTCGCCCTGCTCGCGGGGACGGTCCTGGTCCTGTCCGGGATCGGCCTCGGCACGGTCGGCGCCACGGTGATCGGCATGAGCAAACTCGCCGAACTGCAACGGCAGGCGGGGCGAGCGGGCGAGGCGGGACAGGCCGCCTCCGGGATGCGGGGAGACGCGTCCGCCTCGGTACGTCCGGGGCCTTCCGCGCCCTCCTCGAAGACATGGCGGCCCGCGTCGGCGTCCGGCGGTGCGACACTCGGCCTGGAGGCCGTCGACGCCGAGAAGGTGGGCGCTCTGGTCATCGGCGTCCACGTCCCGGGCCCGGGTTACTCGGCCGGCCTGGTCCGGGGTGACGTGCTCCTCACGTTCGGCCGCAGCCGCGTCGACTCGGCCGCCGATCTCGCGCGCGCCGTCCGGGAGGCCCGCCCCGGCAAGGAGGTGACGCTGACCGTGCGGCACCGGACCGGCGGCTACCAGCAGTTGACGGTGAGGCCGGGCGTCGTCACCTGA